In Salinibacterium sp. dk2585, a single window of DNA contains:
- a CDS encoding CaiB/BaiF CoA-transferase family protein, which translates to MGSLAGVRVVEIGTSVAVPYGCQILADFGAEVIKVERLGGGDDARAWAPVIKGVSVTFLALNRSKKSVVVNYKDEQGAEVLEKLIASADVLVQNLRPGALAAAGFTWERMREINPRLIYAEMTGYGRTGPRSEQPAYDAMLQAYSGVVAMTGADDGPPARVPLSIMDLGTGMWIALGVFDALRRRDQTGEGVHLEASLLQTALSWVGPALMNVAAGDPVPKRLGSGFGGNVPNGAFPASDGYVFLSVGNNESFYRLLKAIEAPELKYAPEFADNVTRVANRAVVNARLGEATSRFTMDELLERLDRAQVPHSAVNTLDKVLVDPQVQAIGQLEQLDHPQMGPFTIVNTPLTFDGEYLAHRGAPPGLGADTSAVLSDIGVTPEQLEALVQAGIVEAAKTSTDTDTDTQGDAR; encoded by the coding sequence ATGGGGTCACTCGCAGGAGTGCGGGTCGTCGAGATCGGCACGAGCGTCGCAGTGCCCTATGGCTGCCAGATCCTCGCGGACTTCGGTGCCGAGGTCATCAAGGTCGAGCGCCTGGGCGGCGGAGACGACGCGAGGGCGTGGGCCCCCGTCATCAAGGGGGTCTCGGTCACCTTCCTCGCGCTCAACCGCAGCAAGAAGTCCGTCGTCGTGAACTACAAGGATGAGCAGGGCGCCGAGGTGCTCGAGAAGCTCATCGCCTCGGCCGACGTGCTCGTGCAGAACCTGCGACCCGGCGCGCTCGCCGCCGCCGGGTTCACCTGGGAGCGGATGCGCGAGATCAACCCGCGCCTCATCTACGCCGAGATGACCGGCTACGGGCGCACGGGTCCGCGGAGCGAGCAGCCGGCCTACGACGCGATGCTGCAGGCCTATTCGGGTGTTGTCGCCATGACGGGAGCGGATGACGGGCCTCCGGCTCGCGTGCCGCTGTCGATCATGGACCTCGGCACGGGCATGTGGATCGCGCTCGGCGTCTTCGATGCCCTGCGCCGCCGCGACCAGACGGGGGAGGGCGTGCACCTCGAGGCATCCCTCCTGCAGACGGCCCTGTCGTGGGTCGGCCCGGCGCTCATGAACGTCGCCGCGGGAGATCCCGTGCCGAAGCGGCTGGGCTCGGGCTTCGGCGGGAACGTGCCCAACGGCGCGTTCCCGGCATCCGACGGCTACGTATTCCTCTCTGTGGGCAACAACGAGAGCTTCTACCGCCTCCTCAAGGCCATCGAGGCACCCGAGCTGAAGTATGCGCCGGAGTTCGCCGACAACGTCACCCGCGTTGCCAACCGCGCGGTCGTGAATGCTCGTCTGGGCGAAGCGACGAGCCGCTTCACGATGGACGAACTACTCGAGCGTCTTGACCGCGCCCAGGTGCCGCACTCGGCGGTCAACACGCTCGACAAGGTCCTCGTCGATCCGCAGGTGCAGGCAATCGGTCAGCTCGAACAGCTTGACCATCCTCAGATGGGGCCGTTCACGATCGTGAACACCCCGCTCACCTTCGACGGGGAGTACCTCGCCCACCGCGGGGCGCCCCCGGGACTCGGGGCAGACACCTCCGCGGTCCTCTCCGACATCGGGGTGACGCCCGAACAGCTCGAGGCGCTCGTGCAGGCGGGGATCGTCGAGGCAGCAAAGACCAGCACCGACACCGACACCGACACGCAGGGAGACGCACGATGA
- a CDS encoding acetate--CoA ligase family protein, whose translation MSITNPPTRPSGLDALFAPRSVAVIGASASPEKPSHMPLRNLLRNGFAGEVFPVNPSAESVLGVPAYASITDVPAPVDLAYIVIPAEFVLDELERCAAAGIPCAVVAVSGFAETDSADGRSRQQRIAEIAASSGMRILGPNTNGLYSTPASMSLGYNSAHERTFTRGRLAIISHSGALFSAVAGQLEQREVGLDTFVSVGNEADVTMLDLVEYCVHQGESSVIAMIMESVRDGHRLRGLADDARARGKTLVALKLGRSVAGARATVAHSSRLAGSSAAYEAWLEDAGVPLLDSLESIAGLASIAEHSPAAVRRGGLGVVTYSGGGSALVVDRASELSLPVAELGAETLAALAARLTRPAPLMNPLDMGAGIPLAESYEALSAVANDPGVGAMVVFLHGMQTPAVNLMIARAIAKSQRDTGVLHVVIAPGGVSCEEHDILSDAGIEVFTNTALCLSSLKPLVQVATYEVTTERAVQAETETLPEGVLDERRSLELLARWGIPAVVPRLVRSAIDAHAVADAMGYPVVMKGLVDGVAHKAEAGLVRLGLESPSDVVTNFTSLEAVIAQLSPSGGDIIIERQATGEFEAFVGSSRQPGIGHVLVAGLGGVYTEAIAQVVLWSVPVARDRIRHKLLDSPLGRMLGRLESENPGVTEQFIDVVDRVQDMLLAHRDSVDAIDLNPILITTEGPIAVDALLVASRPGGTPP comes from the coding sequence ATGTCCATCACGAATCCCCCCACGCGCCCCTCAGGCCTTGACGCCCTCTTCGCTCCTCGCAGCGTGGCGGTCATCGGTGCGTCGGCATCGCCCGAGAAGCCCAGCCACATGCCGCTGCGCAATCTGCTGCGCAACGGCTTTGCGGGCGAGGTGTTCCCCGTCAACCCCTCCGCCGAGTCGGTGCTTGGGGTTCCGGCGTACGCCTCGATCACGGATGTCCCGGCTCCCGTCGACCTTGCCTACATCGTCATCCCGGCCGAGTTCGTGCTCGACGAGCTCGAGCGCTGCGCTGCTGCCGGCATCCCGTGCGCGGTCGTTGCCGTGAGTGGCTTTGCCGAGACAGACAGCGCGGATGGCCGCAGTCGCCAGCAGCGCATCGCCGAGATTGCGGCGAGTTCCGGCATGCGCATCCTCGGCCCCAACACCAACGGGCTCTACAGCACGCCCGCCTCGATGTCGCTCGGCTACAACTCGGCGCACGAGCGCACGTTCACGCGAGGCAGGCTGGCGATCATCTCCCACAGCGGCGCCCTCTTCAGCGCCGTCGCTGGCCAGCTTGAGCAGCGCGAGGTCGGCCTCGACACCTTCGTCTCTGTGGGCAATGAGGCGGATGTCACGATGCTCGACCTCGTGGAATACTGCGTGCACCAGGGCGAGAGTTCCGTCATCGCGATGATCATGGAGTCGGTGCGGGACGGTCACCGCCTCCGGGGCCTCGCCGATGATGCCCGCGCCCGCGGCAAGACCCTGGTCGCATTGAAGCTCGGACGCTCCGTTGCCGGGGCGCGGGCGACGGTCGCCCACTCCAGTCGGCTCGCGGGGTCGTCGGCCGCATATGAGGCCTGGCTCGAGGACGCCGGTGTGCCGCTGCTCGACAGTCTCGAGAGCATTGCCGGCCTGGCCTCGATCGCGGAGCACAGCCCCGCAGCAGTCCGGCGCGGTGGTCTCGGTGTGGTCACCTATTCCGGCGGCGGCAGCGCACTCGTGGTCGACAGGGCAAGTGAGCTGTCACTGCCCGTCGCTGAGCTCGGGGCTGAGACCCTCGCGGCCCTCGCGGCGCGGCTCACCCGGCCCGCGCCGCTGATGAATCCGCTCGACATGGGGGCGGGCATCCCACTCGCCGAAAGCTACGAGGCGCTGTCGGCGGTCGCGAATGACCCTGGCGTCGGGGCGATGGTGGTCTTCCTGCATGGCATGCAGACGCCGGCCGTCAATCTCATGATCGCCCGAGCGATCGCGAAGTCCCAGCGAGACACGGGCGTACTGCACGTCGTGATTGCTCCCGGCGGGGTGAGCTGCGAGGAGCACGACATCCTGAGCGATGCCGGCATTGAGGTCTTCACCAATACGGCCCTGTGCCTCTCGTCGCTCAAGCCGCTCGTGCAGGTGGCAACGTATGAGGTCACCACCGAGCGCGCGGTGCAAGCCGAGACGGAGACCCTGCCCGAAGGGGTCCTCGACGAACGAAGGAGCCTGGAGCTCCTGGCGCGTTGGGGCATCCCCGCGGTCGTGCCAAGACTCGTGCGCAGCGCGATCGACGCGCACGCCGTCGCGGATGCCATGGGCTATCCCGTCGTCATGAAGGGACTCGTCGACGGTGTCGCGCACAAGGCCGAGGCGGGCCTCGTGCGGCTCGGCCTCGAGAGCCCATCCGACGTGGTCACGAACTTCACCTCGCTTGAGGCGGTGATCGCGCAACTCTCGCCCAGTGGCGGCGACATCATCATCGAACGCCAGGCGACCGGTGAATTCGAGGCCTTCGTTGGCAGCAGCCGGCAGCCAGGCATCGGGCACGTGCTCGTGGCGGGACTCGGTGGCGTCTACACGGAGGCGATCGCGCAGGTCGTGCTCTGGTCGGTGCCCGTCGCGCGCGACCGGATCCGGCACAAGCTGCTCGACTCGCCCCTCGGTCGCATGCTGGGGCGGCTTGAGAGCGAGAACCCAGGGGTCACGGAGCAGTTCATCGATGTCGTCGATCGCGTGCAGGACATGCTCTTGGCCCATCGTGACTCGGTTGATGCGATCGACCTCAACCCCATTCTGATCACCACGGAGGGGCCCATCGCCGTCGATGCGCTTCTCGTCGCAAGCCGGCCAGGCGGGACTCCGCCGTGA
- a CDS encoding MmgE/PrpD family protein translates to MTDHAAERGLTLRLAELAVALPVGERLHADVIAQAWADTIAVSAAAVGQQGLRDIRSAVLGQHASSLWLATGPQRADDAALLNGTAAHFLDFDDVSPSMPLHPSAVLVPALMAAESHGELRFDRFAEAFNVGSAMFRYIAEALPSEEHYGRGWHSTATVGRVAAVAAIARYRRLSAEVTANALGMASSMASGSRVNFGTMTKPLHAGLAARDALHAVEWSEAGVTASTTELESKGGFFSRFGTADAAGLAETVEARFTHWVEEWPSDWGLKRYPSCYGTHRPIDAALELRALVPAEQVARVEVEIYRGGSAPLTPRPPEAGTEAKFSLEYCTALAWLRGNVALLDFADAHFAADRAEVAALASRISLREVDGEGEFAHVTVFAADGGSHHRTVTLTKGSGGNPMGPSELQAKLRSCLEFAGVAGGERLLAGADGYSPEQDLIQIAAELRLETGS, encoded by the coding sequence ATGACCGATCACGCGGCCGAACGGGGCCTGACCCTACGCCTCGCGGAGCTCGCTGTCGCGCTGCCTGTGGGGGAACGCCTGCACGCGGACGTGATCGCGCAGGCGTGGGCCGACACGATTGCCGTGTCGGCGGCCGCCGTCGGGCAGCAGGGGCTCCGCGACATCCGCTCTGCCGTGCTCGGCCAGCATGCGTCATCGCTCTGGTTGGCGACCGGGCCGCAGCGGGCCGACGACGCCGCCCTCCTGAATGGCACGGCGGCGCACTTCCTCGACTTCGACGACGTCTCGCCCTCGATGCCGCTGCACCCCAGCGCGGTGCTCGTCCCAGCGCTCATGGCGGCCGAGTCACACGGCGAGTTGCGCTTCGACCGCTTCGCGGAGGCCTTCAACGTTGGGTCCGCGATGTTCCGCTACATCGCGGAGGCGCTGCCGAGCGAGGAGCACTACGGGCGCGGTTGGCACTCGACGGCGACCGTCGGTCGTGTGGCGGCGGTGGCCGCCATCGCCCGCTACCGGCGGTTGTCGGCCGAGGTGACGGCGAATGCGCTCGGCATGGCCTCGTCGATGGCGTCCGGTTCGCGCGTGAACTTCGGCACCATGACCAAGCCGCTGCACGCCGGCCTGGCTGCCCGCGACGCCCTGCACGCGGTCGAATGGTCGGAGGCTGGCGTGACGGCCTCGACAACGGAACTGGAATCGAAGGGCGGGTTCTTCAGCCGCTTCGGCACCGCGGATGCCGCGGGGCTCGCCGAGACGGTCGAGGCGCGTTTCACCCACTGGGTCGAGGAGTGGCCGAGCGACTGGGGGCTCAAGCGCTATCCGTCCTGCTACGGCACGCACCGCCCGATTGACGCGGCGCTCGAACTGCGCGCGCTCGTGCCCGCCGAGCAGGTGGCCCGCGTCGAGGTTGAGATCTACCGCGGCGGCAGCGCGCCGCTCACCCCGCGCCCGCCCGAGGCTGGCACCGAGGCGAAGTTCAGCCTCGAATACTGCACCGCGCTCGCGTGGTTGCGGGGGAACGTGGCCCTCCTTGACTTCGCGGATGCGCACTTCGCCGCGGACCGTGCCGAGGTTGCTGCGCTGGCCTCGCGCATCTCGCTGCGCGAGGTCGACGGTGAGGGGGAGTTCGCGCACGTCACGGTGTTCGCCGCCGACGGTGGCTCGCACCACCGCACGGTGACCCTCACGAAGGGTTCCGGAGGCAACCCCATGGGGCCCAGCGAGTTACAGGCGAAACTCCGCTCGTGCCTCGAGTTCGCGGGTGTAGCGGGTGGCGAGAGGCTGCTCGCGGGGGCCGACGGGTACTCGCCCGAGCAAGACCTCATCCAGATCGCCGCCGAACTTCGTCTCGAAACCGGGTCTTGA
- a CDS encoding acyl-CoA dehydrogenase family protein, with protein MADRIESSAFSLTEEQIAIREAIDDLCEPFGNEYWARHDAASTYPEEFVDAVYEAGWMSMLVPEEYGGGGADIRDAAVVLEQMERNGCHAGAVRAGMYTMGSILRHGSEEQKAEFLPKIASGELRLQSFGVTEPDAGSDTTRIKTFAVRDGDEYVVNGNKIFISRVQHSDLLLLLTRTTKREDATKPSDGFTVLLVDLREAIENGQIVATPIKTMVNHETNELAIRDLRVPVANRIGEEGKGFKVILSGMNSERVIVTSEYIGAGFYLLDRAVQYANEREVFGRKIGMNQAIQIPIARAYAQLQAASLMRWRAAEMYAAGENPRFEVNGAKLLASEALWAAAEAAFDTFGGYAAAEEYGIERHWREARLPRTAPISNNIVLAGIAHGTLGLPKSF; from the coding sequence ATGGCAGACCGTATCGAGTCATCCGCGTTCAGTCTCACGGAGGAGCAGATCGCGATCCGCGAGGCGATCGACGACCTCTGTGAGCCGTTCGGCAACGAGTACTGGGCTCGGCATGACGCGGCGAGCACGTACCCGGAGGAGTTCGTCGACGCCGTCTATGAGGCGGGCTGGATGAGCATGCTCGTTCCGGAAGAGTATGGCGGAGGCGGTGCTGACATCCGCGATGCTGCCGTCGTGCTCGAGCAGATGGAGCGCAATGGATGCCACGCCGGCGCGGTGCGGGCGGGCATGTACACGATGGGGTCGATCCTGCGTCACGGTTCCGAGGAGCAGAAGGCGGAGTTCTTGCCGAAGATCGCCTCGGGTGAGCTGCGCCTGCAGTCCTTCGGCGTGACGGAACCGGATGCCGGCTCTGACACGACCCGCATCAAAACCTTCGCGGTGCGTGATGGCGACGAGTACGTCGTGAACGGCAACAAGATCTTCATCTCGCGCGTGCAGCACTCGGATCTCCTGCTGCTCCTGACCCGCACGACCAAGCGCGAGGACGCCACGAAGCCGAGCGATGGCTTCACTGTCCTCCTCGTCGACCTTCGCGAGGCGATCGAGAACGGCCAGATCGTGGCGACGCCCATCAAGACGATGGTCAACCACGAGACCAACGAGCTCGCCATCCGTGACCTGCGGGTGCCGGTCGCGAACCGGATCGGCGAGGAGGGCAAGGGCTTCAAGGTCATCCTCTCGGGCATGAACTCTGAGCGGGTCATCGTCACGAGTGAGTACATCGGCGCGGGCTTCTACCTGCTCGACCGTGCGGTGCAGTACGCCAACGAGCGTGAGGTCTTCGGGCGCAAGATCGGCATGAACCAGGCCATCCAGATCCCGATCGCCCGCGCCTACGCGCAACTGCAGGCGGCCTCGCTCATGCGCTGGCGTGCCGCCGAAATGTACGCCGCCGGCGAGAACCCCCGCTTCGAGGTCAACGGCGCCAAGCTGCTCGCCTCCGAGGCGCTGTGGGCTGCGGCCGAGGCGGCCTTCGACACCTTCGGTGGCTACGCGGCCGCCGAGGAGTACGGCATCGAGCGTCACTGGCGGGAGGCGCGTCTGCCCCGCACGGCTCCGATCAGCAACAACATCGTGCTCGCGGGCATCGCCCACGGCACCCTCGGCCTGCCGAAGTCCTTCTAA
- a CDS encoding MarR family winged helix-turn-helix transcriptional regulator: protein MADTAWMSGGFLLRRAQRVHTSLWNDLFGNELTGPQYSTLIAIARWPGSDQQTLGELTGHDKATMGGIIERLETRALVERTPDPGNLRRYRLDLNEHGRASMAAFAERATAVHDALLDLLPEGSGAEFVGLVFAVAYAGGAPQEPRVDDPGFPVMSMSTSIGHLLRRAHQNHAARWNEIFAGEITTAQYSVLAACSALEVPDLFAVAELAGLDLSSAGAVITRMEKDGWLVKVTDEQDKRRRLIHLTPVARIAARWSVHGVEQVEEKLLGVLGEAERERLAFLARQLIDAHDAGRRGPRRPRGTE, encoded by the coding sequence ATGGCTGACACGGCGTGGATGTCGGGTGGATTCCTGCTGCGCCGTGCGCAGCGGGTGCACACCTCGCTGTGGAACGACCTGTTCGGCAACGAGCTGACGGGCCCCCAGTACTCCACCCTCATCGCGATCGCGCGCTGGCCCGGGTCAGACCAGCAGACCCTCGGCGAGCTGACCGGCCACGATAAGGCCACGATGGGCGGGATCATCGAGCGGCTCGAGACGCGGGCACTGGTGGAGCGCACGCCGGATCCCGGCAACCTTCGCCGCTACCGACTTGACCTCAACGAGCACGGTCGCGCCTCGATGGCCGCGTTCGCGGAGCGTGCGACCGCCGTGCATGACGCCCTCCTGGACCTGCTGCCGGAGGGCAGCGGCGCGGAGTTCGTCGGTCTCGTCTTCGCGGTGGCGTATGCGGGCGGCGCTCCGCAGGAGCCGCGCGTCGACGACCCGGGTTTTCCCGTCATGAGCATGTCGACCTCGATCGGCCACCTGCTGCGGCGCGCCCACCAGAACCACGCCGCCCGGTGGAACGAGATCTTCGCGGGCGAGATCACCACCGCCCAGTACTCGGTGCTCGCGGCGTGCTCCGCGCTCGAGGTGCCCGATCTCTTCGCGGTCGCAGAGCTCGCTGGGCTCGACCTGTCATCCGCGGGCGCCGTCATCACCCGCATGGAGAAGGACGGATGGCTCGTCAAGGTGACCGATGAGCAAGACAAACGCCGCCGGCTTATCCACCTCACGCCCGTCGCGCGTATCGCGGCGCGATGGAGCGTGCACGGGGTGGAGCAAGTGGAAGAGAAGCTGTTGGGCGTGTTGGGCGAGGCCGAGCGCGAGCGCTTGGCGTTCCTTGCGCGTCAGCTGATTGACGCGCATGACGCGGGGCGCAGGGGCCCCCGGCGACCGCGCGGCACCGAGTGA
- the leuD gene encoding 3-isopropylmalate dehydratase small subunit: protein MEKITSHTGIGVPLRRSNVDTDQIIPGEFCKRITRTGFDDALFAAWRKDESFILNQPPYSQGSVLVAGVDFGTGSSREHAVWALKDYGFRAVVSSRFADIFRGNAGNQGLVTAQVEQAEVERIWEQLEVQPGLAVTVDLVQRHVTCGSVSAPFVIDEYTRWRLLEGLDDIGLTLRHEDAIGEFESRRPRRLPTTIAR, encoded by the coding sequence ATGGAGAAGATCACGAGCCACACGGGCATTGGCGTTCCCCTGCGGCGCAGCAACGTCGACACCGACCAGATCATCCCGGGCGAGTTCTGCAAGCGGATCACCCGCACGGGATTCGATGACGCGCTCTTCGCCGCCTGGCGCAAGGACGAATCGTTCATCCTGAACCAGCCCCCGTACTCGCAGGGTTCGGTGCTGGTCGCAGGCGTCGACTTCGGCACCGGATCCTCCCGGGAACACGCAGTGTGGGCGCTCAAGGATTACGGCTTCCGCGCCGTCGTCTCGTCACGCTTCGCCGACATCTTCCGCGGCAACGCCGGCAACCAAGGCCTCGTGACGGCGCAGGTCGAACAGGCCGAGGTAGAGCGGATCTGGGAACAACTCGAGGTGCAGCCGGGGCTGGCCGTCACGGTCGACCTCGTGCAGCGACACGTCACCTGCGGCTCCGTGAGCGCACCCTTCGTGATCGACGAGTACACGCGCTGGCGCCTTCTGGAGGGACTCGACGACATCGGACTCACCCTCCGTCACGAGGACGCCATCGGGGAATTCGAATCGCGCCGCCCGCGCCGCCTTCCCACGACGATCGCCAGATAG
- the leuC gene encoding 3-isopropylmalate dehydratase large subunit, with translation MSAEEKSRTLAEKIWESRLVRRGEGEGSSREPDHIYIDLHLVHEVTSPQAFDGLRLAGRTVRRPDLTIATEDHNTPTVDIDKPIADLTSRLQIEALRKNCAEFGIPLHSLGELNQGIVHVVGPQLGLTQPGLTVVCGDSHTATHGAFGALAFGIGSSEVEHVLATQTLPLKPFKTMAIVVDGELKPGVSSKDIILAIIAKIGTGGGQGYIFEYRGSAIEALSMDARMTICNMSIEAGARAGLIAPDDTTFEYLKGRPNAPSGADWDAAVAEWRQLRTDDGAVYDAEVHIDVNELEPFVTWGTNPGQGVPLSGAVPSPEDFSNESERQACIQSLEYMGLTPGTRLKEVDIDTVFLGSCTNGRLEDLRAAAAVVQGHTIAPGVRMMVVPGSMRVRQEAEAEGLDRVFLDFGAEWRYSGCSMCLGMNPDKLAPGERCASTSNRNFEGRQGAGGRTHLVSPVVAAATAVRGTLSSPADIIAPAPVGARAGE, from the coding sequence ATGAGCGCAGAAGAGAAGTCTCGGACTCTCGCCGAGAAGATCTGGGAGTCCCGCCTCGTGCGGCGGGGAGAGGGCGAGGGCTCGAGCCGCGAGCCAGATCACATCTACATCGACCTGCACCTCGTGCACGAGGTCACCTCGCCCCAGGCATTCGACGGTCTTCGACTCGCGGGGCGCACCGTGCGGCGGCCTGACCTGACGATCGCCACGGAAGACCACAACACCCCGACGGTCGACATCGACAAGCCCATCGCAGACCTCACGAGCCGCCTGCAGATCGAGGCGCTCCGCAAGAACTGTGCTGAGTTCGGCATCCCGTTGCACTCACTCGGTGAGCTGAACCAGGGCATCGTGCACGTGGTCGGGCCGCAGCTGGGCCTGACCCAGCCGGGTCTCACGGTCGTCTGCGGCGACTCGCACACCGCGACGCACGGTGCCTTCGGCGCCCTCGCCTTCGGCATTGGGTCCTCCGAGGTCGAGCACGTGCTCGCGACACAGACGTTGCCGCTCAAGCCCTTCAAAACGATGGCGATCGTCGTCGACGGCGAGTTGAAGCCCGGAGTTTCATCGAAGGACATCATCCTCGCGATCATCGCGAAGATCGGCACAGGCGGTGGGCAGGGCTACATCTTCGAGTACCGCGGCTCCGCGATCGAGGCGCTGTCGATGGATGCACGCATGACGATCTGCAACATGTCGATCGAGGCGGGCGCGCGGGCGGGCCTGATCGCTCCCGACGACACGACCTTCGAGTATCTGAAAGGCCGGCCGAATGCGCCGAGCGGGGCCGATTGGGATGCGGCGGTTGCGGAGTGGCGGCAGCTGCGCACCGACGATGGTGCCGTGTACGACGCCGAGGTGCACATCGACGTGAACGAGCTCGAGCCCTTCGTGACGTGGGGGACCAACCCTGGACAGGGCGTACCGCTCTCGGGTGCCGTGCCCTCGCCCGAGGACTTCAGCAATGAGAGCGAACGCCAGGCGTGCATCCAGTCGCTCGAGTACATGGGCCTCACGCCGGGCACTCGGCTCAAGGAAGTCGACATCGACACGGTCTTCCTCGGCTCCTGCACGAACGGGCGTCTCGAGGACCTTCGGGCGGCGGCCGCCGTCGTGCAGGGGCACACGATCGCCCCCGGGGTTCGCATGATGGTGGTCCCGGGCTCGATGCGGGTGCGTCAGGAGGCCGAGGCAGAGGGACTCGACCGGGTGTTCCTCGACTTCGGCGCCGAATGGCGTTACTCGGGCTGCTCCATGTGCCTCGGCATGAATCCCGACAAGCTCGCGCCGGGCGAGCGCTGCGCATCCACGTCCAATCGCAACTTCGAGGGTCGGCAGGGAGCGGGTGGGCGCACCCACCTCGTCTCGCCCGTCGTCGCAGCGGCGACCGCAGTGCGGGGCACGCTGAGCTCGCCCGCAGACATCATCGCGCCGGCCCCAGTCGGCGCCCGCGCAGGAGAGTGA
- a CDS encoding citramalate synthase — protein MTTGKPTIVIVEEGMREGMQIESRDIPVDGKIRLLDALSATGLKHIIVGSFVSPKWTPQMEHVEDVINGFTPVEGVEYQALVLNAKGAERREAYAQKLTVPDPALGQSRIHLCDVFVRRNTNRSQQDEIDATLAMVAAAKDKGVTHAEISVNAAWGSNWLGEISEDERMRVLQLQHDAWTAAGIPVTRIHIGDPMSWNTPSAMSSMFRRLLDTWPEVKEFHLHLHDARGMAMLSAYAAMQQLDERHTLTVDTSIGGMGGCPYCGNGRATRMIPTEDFVHLLESEGITTGIDLRKLIEAGVIAEEVVGHPLWSKVTAAGPRPTGADVYAMDMPFVETFEQAQHFRLGPDVYAGAMSPWREPVRSPVRDDYEARLAAEGAGR, from the coding sequence ATGACCACCGGCAAACCCACCATCGTCATCGTTGAGGAGGGCATGCGAGAGGGCATGCAGATCGAGAGTCGCGACATCCCGGTCGATGGCAAGATCCGTCTGCTCGACGCGCTGTCTGCGACGGGGCTCAAGCACATCATCGTGGGCTCTTTCGTGAGCCCCAAGTGGACCCCGCAGATGGAACACGTCGAAGACGTCATCAACGGCTTCACTCCCGTCGAGGGGGTCGAGTACCAGGCGCTCGTGCTCAACGCGAAGGGTGCCGAGCGCCGCGAGGCCTACGCGCAGAAGCTCACGGTGCCCGACCCGGCGCTGGGCCAGTCGCGCATCCACCTGTGCGACGTCTTCGTGCGGCGCAACACCAACCGCAGCCAGCAGGACGAGATCGATGCCACGCTCGCCATGGTCGCGGCGGCGAAGGACAAGGGCGTCACGCACGCCGAGATCAGCGTCAACGCCGCCTGGGGTTCGAACTGGCTGGGCGAGATCAGCGAAGACGAGCGGATGCGCGTGCTCCAGTTGCAGCACGATGCCTGGACGGCGGCCGGCATACCCGTGACCCGCATCCACATCGGTGACCCCATGAGCTGGAACACGCCCTCGGCGATGAGCTCCATGTTCCGTCGGCTGCTCGATACCTGGCCGGAGGTCAAGGAGTTCCACCTGCACCTGCACGATGCGCGCGGCATGGCGATGCTCTCGGCATATGCGGCCATGCAGCAGCTCGACGAGCGCCACACGCTCACGGTCGACACATCGATCGGCGGCATGGGTGGATGCCCGTACTGCGGCAATGGGCGCGCGACCCGCATGATCCCGACGGAGGACTTCGTGCACCTGCTCGAATCCGAGGGCATCACAACGGGCATCGACCTGCGCAAGCTGATCGAGGCCGGCGTCATCGCTGAGGAAGTGGTCGGGCATCCGCTCTGGTCGAAGGTCACGGCGGCGGGGCCCCGCCCCACGGGCGCGGATGTCTATGCGATGGACATGCCGTTCGTCGAGACATTCGAGCAGGCGCAGCACTTCCGGCTCGGACCCGACGTGTATGCGGGGGCAATGTCGCCCTGGCGCGAGCCGGTGCGCTCGCCCGTGCGCGACGACTATGAGGCGCGGCTCGCGGCAGAGGGGGCAGGGCGATGA